The Phycisphaerae bacterium sequence GTATTCGGCGGCCTGCTTCTCGAATACTCCTGAGCACACGCCGCGGACGGCCGCCACGATCTGAAGCTGGCTTGTGCCCTCGTAAATCGTGGTGATGCGGGCATCGCGGAGATACCGCTCCACAGGATAGTCCTTCATGTAGCCTGAGCCGCCGAGCACCTGCAGCGCGTCATTGGCCACCTTGATGCACATCTCCGACGCGTAATACTTGCTCATGGGAGTGAGCATGCCGTTGAGCCGCTTGTAGGTCCGGGCATCCGCCTTTCGCCGCTTGAGCTCCTCGGGATCAGTGGGCGTGAAGTAGTCCAGGATCCGGATGTTGTTGTTCTCGAAGTCGCACACGCGGCAGGTCTCGTAGACCAGCGCCCGGGCGGCTTCGATGTGCACCTTCATATCCGTGACCATCTCCGCCACCGCCGGCAGTTGCTCGATCGGCACGCCGAACTGCTTGCGGCTGTGAGCGTATTCGCGGGCCACTCGATACGCGGCCTCGGCGATGCCCAGCGATTGCCCCGCGATGCCGACCCGCGCACCGTTCATGAGGCTCATGACGTAGGTGATCAACCCCCGTTGTCGCTCGCCGATCAGCCGGGCAGGTACGTTCTGAAAAACCAGCTCGCAGGTCGGCGAGCCGTGAATGCCCAGCTTCTCTTCCAGGTGACGAACGCGAATTTGCGGTCCGCGCTCGGCAAGAAACAGGCTCAATCCGCGGCCGTCGGAGATCTCCGGCTCGCTGCGGGCCAGCGTCAGCAGAACCTCGCCGCAGCCGTTGGTGATGAACCGCTTCACGCCGTCCAGCCGCCACTGGCCGTCCTCATCCTGGTACGCGCGCAGACTCACCGATTGCAGGTCGCTGCCGGCATCGGGCTCGGTCAATACCATCGCTCCGGTCACTTCGCCTTTGGCAAACCGCGGCAGGTATTCAGAGCGAATGTCCTCGCCGGCAAAGGCATAAATCGTCTCGGCGATGCCTTGAAGGCCGAAAATGTTCATCAGCGAGGCGTCGGCCCGGCTGACGATCTCGATCGCCATGGTATAGATCAAACAGGGGCAATTCAGCCCGCCGTATCGCCGCGGGAGCGTGAAACCCATCAGATCGGCCTTGGCCAGGACGTTGAGGTTCTCGCGCACGTTCTCATTCAGCGTCACGGTGCCATCGGGATTCAGCCGGTTTCCCTCATGGTCGATCTTTTCC is a genomic window containing:
- a CDS encoding acyl-CoA dehydrogenase family protein encodes the protein MANFFLDNEDLQFLFNHLDLAEIAAVQEDNFTRDRGNGYEYAPVDAADAIDNYRRVLTLVGEIAGDHIAPRAEKIDHEGNRLNPDGTVTLNENVRENLNVLAKADLMGFTLPRRYGGLNCPCLIYTMAIEIVSRADASLMNIFGLQGIAETIYAFAGEDIRSEYLPRFAKGEVTGAMVLTEPDAGSDLQSVSLRAYQDEDGQWRLDGVKRFITNGCGEVLLTLARSEPEISDGRGLSLFLAERGPQIRVRHLEEKLGIHGSPTCELVFQNVPARLIGERQRGLITYVMSLMNGARVGIAGQSLGIAEAAYRVAREYAHSRKQFGVPIEQLPAVAEMVTDMKVHIEAARALVYETCRVCDFENNNIRILDYFTPTDPEELKRRKADARTYKRLNGMLTPMSKYYASEMCIKVANDALQVLGGSGYMKDYPVERYLRDARITTIYEGTSQLQIVAAVRGVCSGVFEKQAAEYETRQYSDSLLNELKARLLEARELVLKGVAFVKTQSNEYMDLSGRRLVDSAVAVLCGHLLLRQAENNERKRRVARRFIMTSLPSIRRDIELVCSGDRSALDEYQTLAGPVPVPK